GTTGCCGGTAGAGCAGGAAGAAGGGAAAAAAAAGGGAAAGTATATATCCAAACCTATAATCCGGAACATCCTGTTCTTCTGGAGACTATGTCCAATCATTATCAGCGGTTTCTGCAAAGAGAGTCTGCAGAAAGAAAAAGATTCAGATATCCTCCTTATTATCGCATGATCCAAATCGAATTACTGCATCGGCAGGCGCAGGTTGTGGAACACTCAGCTCAGGTTTTTGCAGAAATGATAAAAGCCGTGATAGGTGACAGATTATTGGGTCCTGCTGTTCCTTCTGTGGGCAGATTAAGAGGAATGTATATCCGACAGATAACCATTAAAATTGAAAAAGACCCGAAAGTGGTTCAGAGAATTAAAGCGGTCATTCTGGAAGCTCGAACTAAACTAAAGCAGGTACCTGCCTGCAAAAGTGTCAGGATTAATATCGATGTGGACCCTTATTAATTTTTTGGCTGTATATTTACGATTTGTATTATTTGAATATTAGTTTTTACTTCAAAAGTCTTTTCTAACTTTGTCCTATGAAGCATTTTTTTCTGATACTTTATATTTTTTTGCTAAATGGAGTTAGTCATTCTCAGGAGCAAAATTTAGATAAAATTGAAATATCACTGTTAACCTGCCGTCCGGGAAGTGAAATTTATTCTATGTACGGACATAATGCTATCCGGATTAACAATACTGTGACAGGAAATGATTACGTTTTTAACTATGGTACTTTTGACTTCAATACACCGGGGTTTGTAATTAAATTTATGCGGGGCAAGCTTCCCTATTTATTGAGTGTTGCGAGATATGATCAGTTTCTTTATGAATACAACTATCTGGAAAGAGATGTCTATGAGCAGGTACTTAATCCGGACAGCCTTGAAAAAATGCGTATTATCAATTATCTGGAAAAAAATTATCTGCCAGAAAACAGAGCTTACGCATATGACTTTTTTTATGATAACTGTGCTACAAGATTGAGAGATGTTTTAAATATCGGTTTTGGTGAAAACTTGCATTGGAATCAATCAAATGCATCCGGTAAAACTTTTAGGGAGATAATTAAAGAATATCAGTCCGTGATGCCCTGGATAGATTTTGGAGTAGATCTGATAATCGGTGCCAAAGCAGATAAAGTTACTTCGCTGGCAGAAGAAGCATTTATTCCGGATTATCTGATGAATGCTGTGCTGGATGCGTCATTGACGACAGAAACCGGGAAAAGGCCATTAGCGCAGGAAACCCGATTGGTTTTATCATTTCAGACAATGGAAAAAAGCAGTTTTATAAAGTTTCTGTTTGGTCCGGAAGGAATATTGTCAATTCTGTTTTTTGTAATTCTGATTACACTGGTTAAACCTGAAAAATTTTCTTCGAAAGCAATTCAATATTTTGATACATTCTGGATCTGGCTGATGAGTATCATGGGTTTGTTTATGCTCGTCATGTGGTTTGGTACCGATCATCAGGCTACTAAAAACAATTGGAATATCCTGTGGGCAAATCCGCTATTGTTGATTTTAATTCCCGACTGGCTTTCACGAAAAGCTAAATTGATTTTAGCATATATTTTGTTGAGTTTAATTGGCATCAGTATTTTAAATTCCATGTCATTTATACAAATACTTCCGCAATATTTCAATCCGGTTTTTATACCCATCTGTTTGATATCGTATGTGGTATTATACAGGAATTTTATAATGACAAAAAAGTCATAATGAAGGAATACGGATTTCCTAAAAATGAAAAACTAAAAAGCAGAAGTCTGATCGAACAACTTTTCAGAGAAGGGAAGTCACATTTTATGTATCCGGTCAAATGGGCTTTTCTTGAGTTGAAACATGATGAACCAAAAGCCACCATTCAATTTAGCGTTTCCGTCAGTAAAAGAATATTTAAGAAGGCAGTGGACAGAAATCTGATTAAAAGAAGAATTCGGGAAGCCTATCGCCTTCAGAAATCTGAATTAGTCAAGCAATATACTGATGAAGGAAGGTCGTTTGTAGTGATGGCCATCTATGTCGGAAAAATTGAAGAACCTTATGAGACTATCGAGCGGGCTGTCAGAAAACTACTCAAAAAAGGAATGGGTTAATCACCTTTCTGTTTTAAACTATTTCTCCTTTTAAAGACTTATTTATATTGATATCCAATGCTTTATGTGCCAGTGGTGCAGAATAATCATTCAGATTTTTCATTGCCAATTCAACAGCATCTTTATCCTGCATTTCTATAGAGGATTTGAGTAAATCTGAAAATTTTTTGATTTCATTTTTTTCAAATTCTGTTAGTATATCCGTATTCTGCAGAATAAATTTATCTACTGAGAGGAGCAACATTTGGGCTTCAGTGATCGATTCCCGGAGAGCCCTGACACGCATGTCCGTTTCCGCATTTCGGATGGATTCCAGCAACATCAAAGCCATTTCTTCTTCTGAAATTCCATAAGTGGACTTTATTTCAACGGATGTTTCCATGTCAGAACGGAGTTCTTTCGCTTTTACATTCAAAATTCCATCTGCATCCAACGTAAATTGTACTTCAATTTTTGGTAATCCCGCAGGCATCGGCGGTAAGTTTTTAAGAATGAATTCACCCAGTTTTCGGTTGTCCTGAACCAAATCTCTTTCTCCCTGATAAACAGATATTCTGAGATTTTTTTGACCATCCACAGAAGTAGTGTAATTTCTGCCTGCTCTGTGCGGGACTTTTGAGTTTCTGGGAATAATAATATCCATCAATCCGCCAACTGTCTCTATTCCCAAAGATAAAGGAGTCACATCTAACAGTAATATATCTTTACGGTTTCCTGCAAGAATATCCGCCTGAATGGCTGCACCTAATGCAACTACTTCATCCGGATCCATTGAATTGTCCGGTTCCTGACCAAAAAATGATTTCAGTTTTTCTTTGATCAAAGCGACTCTAGTTGACCCACCTACCAGAATAACTTTATCAATATCTGACATGCTCAATTTGGCGTCTTTTAACGCTTGTCCGCAACTAATAATGGTTTTATCTATTAGTTTTTCTATCAATCCATTGAAAATGTCCAGGTCTAATTGGAGTTCCATTTCATTGACTGTGGTAGTAAACCGATTGGATGTACTCAATGCTTTTTTAGCTTCCTCTGCGGCAAGTCTTAATTGTTGATTTAATAGGGGGTTAGTGATCAATTCTTTTTGAGTGATATTATTCTGTTCTGCCCAATATGCCACAATATTCCTGTCAAAATCGTCCCCACCTAAAAAAGTATCTCCATGCGTTGATAAAACTTCAAAAATTCCATCCTCTAGATGCAGAATAGACACATCAAATGTACCACCACCAAGATCATATACCGCGATGTTAGACTTATGTGTACGATCCAGACCAATCCCATAAGCCAGACTTGCGGCTGTGGGTTCGTTTACGATTCGTAATACATCCAGCCCCGCCAACTTACCTACATCTCGGGTAGCCTGTCGTTGTGCGTCATTAAAATATGCAGGCACAGTAATTACAGCCTTATTAATAGTGGTTTGGAGCAGATTTTCAGCATCCCGTTTTAATGATTTGAGTATTTCCGCCGACAATTCCACCGGAGTGTAAAATTTGTTTCCGGTTTTGATCTTTACCAATGATTCTTTGTCTTCGTCAATTATTTCATACCCAATACTACTCCTCAGTTTATCTACATCTTTATATGATTTACCCATCAATCGTTTGACTGAAAAAATGGTTCTTTCAGGGTCTTTAATCAGGTGTGCTTTTGCTTCTTCTCCTACTGTAATTTCATTATTTTCATCAAAATAAAGCACAGAAGGAGTCAATGAATTTTTACCGTTACCCGATTTTACGGTCACAGGACTTCCATCTGAAATGTAGGCGATCAGGCTATTGGTGGTACCTAAATCTATCCCGACTATTATTTCTTTATTTTCTTTTTCGGCGGCAATGGTGCCCGTTTTTATATTTATTGGAATTTTCATCTTTTACGCTAAGGATTATTGATCAAACACAATCTGAATTTTTTTGATTATATAGATTCAAATCAAAAGAACTCCTTAATAATTTACAAACAGATTGTATATTTGTATGTTATTACCTGATATATACAAATTTATACTGTGTCGGTTCAATCTATTTTCAGAAATAAATCCTTTTTGCTTTTTATCCTGCTCGCAGCGTTTTTTATTGCTAACACAATTGTCGCTGAATTTGTCGGAATTAAGATATTTTCATTGGAAAAACTATTCGGAAGGGAACCTTTTTCGATGAACTTTTTTGGTGTCAGCGACCTCGGCTTTAATTTGACTGCGGGAGCTATACTTTGGCCTGTTGTATTTATTATGACGGATATTATCAATGAATACTTTGGGAAGAAAGCGGTTAGATTTCTTTCCTATCTTGCGGTTGGTGTCGTGTTTTATTCATTTTTTATGGTGTATGGTGCTATACAGTTACCGCCCAACGACTGGTGGCAATTCGAAAGCGGTCAGCTAAGTGGAGGAAATGTTGTATCTGATATGAGTTTGGCTTTCAATCAGGTGATGGGTCAGGGATTGTGGATCATTATAGGGTCAATGGTAGCTTTTCTGGTAGGGCAGATTGTGGATGTTTTTGTGTTTCACAGGATTAAAAAGATTACAGGTGAGAAAAAAGTCTGGCTGCGGGCAACTGGAAGTACTCTGGTATCACAACTTTTAGACAGTTATGTGGTAATTTTAATTGCTTTTTGGATTGGTTCAGATTGGGATTTGGGGAGAGTTTTGGCTATCGGTACAGTTAATTACATATACAAATTTGGTATGGCGATCCTACTTACACCATTCATCTATTTAGGGCATTACCTGATTGAAAATTTTCTTGGATGTGAATTGGCAACACAGATGAAAACGGAAGCAGCATTGTCAAGTTAATGAACCTGATATTTTTGCATTGATAAAAAAATACTTACATTTTTGCTGCGTCAATCAATTTCTGAAGGAACGGTGATGCAAATACAAAATCGTGCAATTTTTCATTCTCATCATTCAATACTTCGTCTTTATGTCCCTGCCAAGCAAGTAAACCCGCATCTATAAGACAAATGTTTTCACCTATTTCCATCACGGAATTCATATCATGCGTATTGATAATAGTAGTAATATTATTTTCTTTAGTGATATCCTGAATCAGTTTGTCTATTGTAATGGAAGTTTTCGGGTCTAACCCTGAATTAGGTTCATCACAAAAAAGGTATTTTGGATTTAGAACGATGGCTCTTGCGATTCCTACTCTTTTTTGCATTCCGCCTGAAATTTCAGATGGAAATTTGTGATTGACACCTTCCAGACTTACCCTTTCCAGGCAATAATTTACTCTGTTCAATTTCTCTTTTGGAGAAAAGTGGGTAAACATGTCCATCGGAAAACGAATGTTTTCTTCAATGGTCATGGAGTCAAAGAGAGCATTACCTTGAAAAAGCATACCTACCTTTAACCTGAGCTGTCTAAGTTCATCTTTAGTAGAAGTCACAAGATTTTTCTCATCAAACCAAACATTTCCGGAAGTCGGTGGGAACAAGCCTACTAATATCTTGAGTAAGACTGTTTTACCGGCACCACTCCTTCCGATAATCAGGTTTGTTTTACCAGCTTCGAATGTGAAATCAATACCCTTCAGGACTTGTTGCTCACCAAATATTTTAAAAATTTTTTCTGCCCTTATCATACTATGCTGTTAATACTAAAGCAATCACATAATCCGCTAATAATATCAGTATATTAGAATAAACAACTGCTCTGGTACTTGCCTCACCTAATTCGATACTACCCCCTTTTACAAAATAGCCCTGATAGCAGGAAACACCTGTCAGGATATATGAAAAAACAAATGCCTTTACCATCATCATGAATACATTGTAAGGAACAAAAAAAGAGCGGATTCCTTTCACAAAATCTGCGGATGAAAATAATCCGGTGGGTACACTTGAAAGGTATGCTCCCAATATTCCAATGAGTGCAGCCGCACATACCAACACCGGTATCATAATCAGAGAAGCTAACAATTTAGGCATCACTAAAAAAGCGGAAGTATTTACACCCATAATTTCCATTGCATCAATATGTTCTTTCTGACGCATTCCACCCAATTCTGCCGCCATATTGCTACCCACCTTTCCGGCCAATACCAGACAAGTGATGGTAGGAGCAAGTTCAATAATAGTCATATCCCTCACAATGTACCCTATGTAATAGGTGGGCACCAGGGTACCTGACATTTGATACGAAAACTGAACCGCTGTAACGGCCCCAATAAAAATCGAAATCAAAAAGACAATTGGTAAAGACCCGATTCCGATATCATACATCTGACGAATGGTCTCCTTATAGTACATTCTGTAATTTTCAGGCTTAGAAAATATCTGAGGCTGCCAAAGTACAAAATTGCCGAAATGATGAAATAACTTTAAATTCATGAAGTACATTAAAATGAAGCCAAAAATATATCTTTTCAATGTAATAACACCATTTGACTCGTTTTGATGTTTTAAAAAGTTGATATTATATTGTTTTGACAATAAAATGTCTACATTTCAGAAAGAAATTTTATATTTTTAAAAAATAGATACCAGTTATATTTTTCTTGAACTAAAAGTTACTTTTGGACAAAATATTAATCTCAAATCTGTATTCCCTTAGTAAGTCCTGTAATAATCTGATATATTTGCATCTAAATCATCATTAAATGAACGCATTAATAACAGGATCGTCTAAGGGTATCGGAAGAGCAATTGCATTTCAAATGGCATCCAAAGGTCATAATCTGGCGCTTTGTGCAAGGGAGGAGCAAGGTCTTATTAAACTAAAGAACGAAATAGAGTTTGAATTCAAGGATGTAGATGTTTATATCAGTTCGGTGGACATGAGAAAACCAGATGATATTGCAAGATTTGCTGATGAAATTCACGAACATCTGGGTACTGTAGATATATTGGTGAATAATGCGGGTGTATTTATTCCGGGTCAGGTCTGTAATGAAAATCCGGGAACACTTGAACTGATGATAGAAACAAATCTTTATAGTGCTTATCACATGACCCGTGCAGTATTGGGCAATATGATTCAGCAGGGTAGGGGGCACATTTTTAATATGTGTAGTGTAGCCAGTATCCTTGCTTATCCGAACGGTGGCTCTTATAGTATATCCAAATTTGCACTATTGGGATTCAGTAAAGTTCTCCGCGAAGAATTAAAAACAAGTGGTATAAAAGTAACTGCGGTAATGCCCGGAGCTACCTGGTCAGATTCATGGTCAGGTGTGGACTTGCCGGAGAGTAGATTAATGCGGGCCGATGATATAGCAAAAGCTATCGTAAACGCCACAGAAATGAGCCCTTCTGCCGTGGTGGAGGAGATAATTATGAGACCGCAATTGGGAGATTTGTAAAACGGAAATGAATATCTTATGAATCATAAATCTTTTCACAAATATCCTTTTGTATATCAAAACGAACAGGAAATTCTGAAAAACGCAATCCAGTTCAGAAATAATATGGATGAAAGGAGATCCGTCAGACATTTTTCTGATATGGATGTTTCAAAAGAGATCATTGAACACATAATAATGACGGCATCTTCTGCACCTTCAGGCGCTCACAAACAGCCTTGGACTTTTTGTGCCATTTCAGATCCGGAAATAAAAAAACAGATCCGACTTGCTGCAGAGAAAGAAGAATTTGAAAATTATCATGGAAGAATGTCTGAAGAATGGCTCAAAGATCTTGAAAAATTTGATACGGACTGGCATAAAGAATTTTTGACACAGGCACCATGGTTGATTGTGATTTTCAGAAAATCCTATAATCAGGAAAACGGTCAAAAGACAAAAAATTATTATGTTTCTGAATCTGTAGGAATAGCTGCGGGCTTCCTTATCTCTGCAATTCATCAGGCCGGGTTAGTTACTCTGACACATACGCCGAGTCCAATGAACTTTTTATGCGAAATATTGAATAGGCCTGAAAATGAAAAGCCGTTTTTATTGCTACCGGTTGGCTTCCCCGCCCATGATGCCAAGGTTCCTCATCTTATCAGGAAGTCAAAAAGTGAGGTTTTATTTTATTATTAAAGTATTTGGTGGATGGCTGCTTCAAGCATTTCTAAACATTGATGTTGTTATTGTTTCCTGTTAAACATTATGCTAAAAGACATTGTTACCTTTTAATTACATCACAAACTAAAAAATAAAATTATGGCTTTTGTATTACCTCAATTAGGTTACAGTTACGACGCATTGGAACCGCATTTTGATGCCAGAACAATGGAGATTCACCATACAAAACATCATGCAGCTTATACAACCAATCTGAATAATGCTGTTGCAGGTACGGAGTTGGAAAACCATTCGATTGAAGACATTCTCAAAGGTTTGGATTTAGACAAAGCAGCTATCCGGAATAACGGTGGCGGATTTTGGAACCACAATCTTTTTTGGGAATTAATCCATCCTGAAAATAAGGGAAGATTATCGGGTTCTTTAGCTGATGTTGTCAATGATGCATTTGGATCTTTTGAAACTTTTCAGGAAAAATTTGCAGCGGCAGCAATGACCAGATTCGGATCCGGCTGGGCATGGTTATGTGTGCATGAAGGCGGAAAAGTAGATATTTGCAGCACTGCAAATCAGGACAATCCATTGATGCCGGGTATAGGATGTGGAGGCACTCCTATCTTAGGATTAGATGTTTGGGAACATGCTTACTATCTGCATTATCAGAACAGAAGAGCAGACTATGTCACTGCATTCTGGAATGTATTGAACTGGAATGTAGTAGAGAAAAAGTATCAAGCTGCACTTTAAATAGAGATAACAGTTCGAAAACTGTAGTTTTTAAGAGTCAATATCATTGCCTTGTTCTTAAGAGAGCAGGGCATTTTTTATTATTTGATGATTTAAATAGGAAATGATTCGTCATTTTCAATCAGATATATTAAATTTTGTTATAATGTGTTAAATATATGGTAATTTTGGCAATATGAAAAGATTTTTTTGACTTGTAACCGTTTATGGTATAACTTACATAAAAATTTTTATCCATGATCATATTTACCATAGCCCTGATGATCCTGATAATGTTCGGGGACAGGATCTTAAAAGAGGCTTAACACATTGCATTAAAGGCTGATATTCCCCCAAATATCAGCCTTTATTTTTTTCATTTGACACAAATATCCAGTTCAT
The genomic region above belongs to Saprospiraceae bacterium and contains:
- a CDS encoding queuosine precursor transporter — its product is MFRNKSFLLFILLAAFFIANTIVAEFVGIKIFSLEKLFGREPFSMNFFGVSDLGFNLTAGAILWPVVFIMTDIINEYFGKKAVRFLSYLAVGVVFYSFFMVYGAIQLPPNDWWQFESGQLSGGNVVSDMSLAFNQVMGQGLWIIIGSMVAFLVGQIVDVFVFHRIKKITGEKKVWLRATGSTLVSQLLDSYVVILIAFWIGSDWDLGRVLAIGTVNYIYKFGMAILLTPFIYLGHYLIENFLGCELATQMKTEAALSS
- the rnpA gene encoding ribonuclease P protein component — its product is MKEYGFPKNEKLKSRSLIEQLFREGKSHFMYPVKWAFLELKHDEPKATIQFSVSVSKRIFKKAVDRNLIKRRIREAYRLQKSELVKQYTDEGRSFVVMAIYVGKIEEPYETIERAVRKLLKKGMG
- a CDS encoding DUF4105 domain-containing protein, translated to MKHFFLILYIFLLNGVSHSQEQNLDKIEISLLTCRPGSEIYSMYGHNAIRINNTVTGNDYVFNYGTFDFNTPGFVIKFMRGKLPYLLSVARYDQFLYEYNYLERDVYEQVLNPDSLEKMRIINYLEKNYLPENRAYAYDFFYDNCATRLRDVLNIGFGENLHWNQSNASGKTFREIIKEYQSVMPWIDFGVDLIIGAKADKVTSLAEEAFIPDYLMNAVLDASLTTETGKRPLAQETRLVLSFQTMEKSSFIKFLFGPEGILSILFFVILITLVKPEKFSSKAIQYFDTFWIWLMSIMGLFMLVMWFGTDHQATKNNWNILWANPLLLILIPDWLSRKAKLILAYILLSLIGISILNSMSFIQILPQYFNPVFIPICLISYVVLYRNFIMTKKS
- the hscA gene encoding Fe-S protein assembly chaperone HscA, which produces MKIPINIKTGTIAAEKENKEIIVGIDLGTTNSLIAYISDGSPVTVKSGNGKNSLTPSVLYFDENNEITVGEEAKAHLIKDPERTIFSVKRLMGKSYKDVDKLRSSIGYEIIDEDKESLVKIKTGNKFYTPVELSAEILKSLKRDAENLLQTTINKAVITVPAYFNDAQRQATRDVGKLAGLDVLRIVNEPTAASLAYGIGLDRTHKSNIAVYDLGGGTFDVSILHLEDGIFEVLSTHGDTFLGGDDFDRNIVAYWAEQNNITQKELITNPLLNQQLRLAAEEAKKALSTSNRFTTTVNEMELQLDLDIFNGLIEKLIDKTIISCGQALKDAKLSMSDIDKVILVGGSTRVALIKEKLKSFFGQEPDNSMDPDEVVALGAAIQADILAGNRKDILLLDVTPLSLGIETVGGLMDIIIPRNSKVPHRAGRNYTTSVDGQKNLRISVYQGERDLVQDNRKLGEFILKNLPPMPAGLPKIEVQFTLDADGILNVKAKELRSDMETSVEIKSTYGISEEEMALMLLESIRNAETDMRVRALRESITEAQMLLLSVDKFILQNTDILTEFEKNEIKKFSDLLKSSIEMQDKDAVELAMKNLNDYSAPLAHKALDININKSLKGEIV
- a CDS encoding nitroreductase family protein; this encodes MNHKSFHKYPFVYQNEQEILKNAIQFRNNMDERRSVRHFSDMDVSKEIIEHIIMTASSAPSGAHKQPWTFCAISDPEIKKQIRLAAEKEEFENYHGRMSEEWLKDLEKFDTDWHKEFLTQAPWLIVIFRKSYNQENGQKTKNYYVSESVGIAAGFLISAIHQAGLVTLTHTPSPMNFLCEILNRPENEKPFLLLPVGFPAHDAKVPHLIRKSKSEVLFYY
- a CDS encoding ABC transporter permease, whose amino-acid sequence is MNLKLFHHFGNFVLWQPQIFSKPENYRMYYKETIRQMYDIGIGSLPIVFLISIFIGAVTAVQFSYQMSGTLVPTYYIGYIVRDMTIIELAPTITCLVLAGKVGSNMAAELGGMRQKEHIDAMEIMGVNTSAFLVMPKLLASLIMIPVLVCAAALIGILGAYLSSVPTGLFSSADFVKGIRSFFVPYNVFMMMVKAFVFSYILTGVSCYQGYFVKGGSIELGEASTRAVVYSNILILLADYVIALVLTA
- a CDS encoding ATP-binding cassette domain-containing protein; amino-acid sequence: MIRAEKIFKIFGEQQVLKGIDFTFEAGKTNLIIGRSGAGKTVLLKILVGLFPPTSGNVWFDEKNLVTSTKDELRQLRLKVGMLFQGNALFDSMTIEENIRFPMDMFTHFSPKEKLNRVNYCLERVSLEGVNHKFPSEISGGMQKRVGIARAIVLNPKYLFCDEPNSGLDPKTSITIDKLIQDITKENNITTIINTHDMNSVMEIGENICLIDAGLLAWQGHKDEVLNDENEKLHDFVFASPFLQKLIDAAKM
- a CDS encoding superoxide dismutase, with amino-acid sequence MAFVLPQLGYSYDALEPHFDARTMEIHHTKHHAAYTTNLNNAVAGTELENHSIEDILKGLDLDKAAIRNNGGGFWNHNLFWELIHPENKGRLSGSLADVVNDAFGSFETFQEKFAAAAMTRFGSGWAWLCVHEGGKVDICSTANQDNPLMPGIGCGGTPILGLDVWEHAYYLHYQNRRADYVTAFWNVLNWNVVEKKYQAAL
- a CDS encoding SDR family NAD(P)-dependent oxidoreductase, whose amino-acid sequence is MNALITGSSKGIGRAIAFQMASKGHNLALCAREEQGLIKLKNEIEFEFKDVDVYISSVDMRKPDDIARFADEIHEHLGTVDILVNNAGVFIPGQVCNENPGTLELMIETNLYSAYHMTRAVLGNMIQQGRGHIFNMCSVASILAYPNGGSYSISKFALLGFSKVLREELKTSGIKVTAVMPGATWSDSWSGVDLPESRLMRADDIAKAIVNATEMSPSAVVEEIIMRPQLGDL